The proteins below are encoded in one region of Belonocnema kinseyi isolate 2016_QV_RU_SX_M_011 chromosome 1, B_treatae_v1, whole genome shotgun sequence:
- the LOC117170556 gene encoding E3 ubiquitin-protein ligase arih1-like has product MDSDCEIFSDLDSGEESNENTEFATEIDPVSVDEESEVDDYPFEILSTNQIAQHMADCIKEVNAVVGLPPTVTRILLNHFKWDKEKMMERFYDGNQEKLFEEAHVVNPVKSSRASQSSRQRRSTNQSSEDCEICFVSYPAPLMAGLDCGHRFCTTCWDDYLTTKIMEDGVGQTIACAAHNCKILVDDESVMRLIKSSKVKLKYQHLITNSFVDCNRLLRWCPSPNCNNAVKVQFLESRSVTCRCGHTFCFLCGQNRHEPVKCELLKKWIKKCNEDLASCNWIAKNTKDCPQCDFTIEKNGGCNHITCGNRTCRHEFCWICLGKWDIHRTIGTSCNRYSASNESKEQSRTSLNRYLFYCNRYMNHMQSLKFEHKLYASVQKKMEEMQQFNMTWIECQFLKKAVDILCLCRQTLMYTYIFPYYLEKNNQIAIFENNQQDLENATESLSEYLERDITSENLIDIKQKVQDKYRYCSSRRNALLKHVHEGYDEDWWQYL; this is encoded by the coding sequence atgGACTCCGATTGTGAAATCTTCAGCGATCTAGATTCCGGTGAAGAATCGAACGAAAACACAGAATTCGCGACAGAAATCGACCCCGTGAGCGTAGATGAAGAGAGCGAAGTTGACGATTATCCCTTCGAAATCCTCTCTACAAACCAAATTGCCCAACACATGGCCGACTGCATCAAAGAAGTGAACGCAGTTGTCGGTCTGCCACCAACAGTCACCCGGATCTTGCTAAATCACTTCAAATGGGACAAAGAGAAGATGATGGAACGATTCTACGACGGAAACCAAGAAAAACTCTTCGAGGAAGCACACGTCGTGAATCCTGTAAAATCTTCCAGAGCTTCCCAATCCTCCAGACAGAGGCGCTCAACGAATCAGAGCAGCGAGGATTGTGAAATCTGCTTCGTAAGTTACCCAGCGCCGCTGATGGCTGGCCTCGACTGTGGACATCGCTTCTGCACGACCTGTTGGGACGATTACCTGACAACGAAAATCATGGAGGATGGCGTCGGTCAAACAATCGCCTGCGCGGCACACAATTGCAAGATTCTCGTCGACGACGAAAGCGTGATGCGACTCATAAAGAGCTCCAAGGTCAAGTTAAAGTACCAGCATCTCATCACGAACAGCTTCGTCGATTGCAACCGGCTTTTGCGGTGGTGTCCGTCTCCGAACTGCAACAATGCAGTGAAGGTTCAGTTCCTTGAGTCGCGGTCTGTCACCTGCAGATGCGGACACACCTTCTGCTTCCTCTGCGGACAAAATCGGCACGAGCCGGTCAAGTGCGAGCTGCTCAAAAAGTGGATCAAGAAGTGCAACGAAGACTTGGCTTCCTGCAACTGGATCGCGAAGAACACCAAGGACTGTCCACAGTGCGACTTCACGATTGAGAAGAACGGCGGCTGCAACCACATCACCTGCGGGAACAGAACCTGCAGGCACGAGTTCTGTTGGATCTGTTTAGGAAAGTGGGACATCCACAGGACAATTGGGACGAGTTGTAACCGATATTCGGCAAGCAATGAGAGCAAGGAACAGTCTCGAACGTCGCTGAACAGGTACTTGTTCTATTGCAATCGATACATGAATCATATGCAGTCGCTGAAGTTCGAGCACAAGCTCTACGCGAGCGTCCAGAAGAAAATGGAGGAGATGCAGCAGTTTAATATGACCTGGATCGAGTGTCAGTTCCTGAAGAAGGCTGTCGACATTCTCTGTCTCTGCAGACAAACGCTGATGTACACCTACATCTTTCCGTATTATCTTGAGAAGAACAACCAGATAGCGATCTTCGAGAACAATCAGCAGGATCTTGAAAATGCGACTGAGAGTTTGTCGGAGTATCTGGAACGGGATATTACGAGTGAAAATCTGATTGATATCAAACAAAAAGTTCAGGACAAGTATCGGTATTGTTCGAGTAGGAGGAATGCGCTTCTCAAACATGTTCATGAAGGGTATGATGAAGATTGGTGGCAATATTTGTAA